In one Pseudomonas sp. 31-12 genomic region, the following are encoded:
- a CDS encoding CPXCG motif-containing cysteine-rich protein — protein MLETALYECPYCGEEVETAVDLSGGDQTYIEDCQVCCRPITFVLQVEGEEWHLEVFSENE, from the coding sequence ATGCTGGAAACTGCGCTGTATGAATGTCCGTATTGTGGTGAGGAGGTTGAGACGGCGGTGGACCTGTCCGGTGGCGATCAGACCTATATCGAGGACTGTCAGGTGTGCTGTCGGCCGATAACGTTTGTGTTGCAGGTGGAAGGAGAGGAATGGCATCTCGAAGTGTTCAGTGAAAACGAGTAA
- a CDS encoding TMEM165/GDT1 family protein, with the protein MLDSLLVPTAIVALAEIGDKTQLLALILAARFRKPWPIIAGIVAATLANHAAAGAVGAWFGSFFSDAVLHWILAASFAATALWTLVPDKMDDDKASTARKFGPFLTTLIAFFLAEMGDKTQVATVMLAAQYPELWLVIIGTTAGMLIANVPVVLAGNFAADKLPLTLIRRLAAAAFLILAIVAVYKAMQSSGWV; encoded by the coding sequence ATGCTGGACTCTTTGCTCGTTCCCACCGCAATCGTTGCCTTGGCCGAAATCGGCGACAAGACGCAACTGCTCGCGCTCATTCTCGCTGCCCGCTTTCGCAAACCCTGGCCGATCATCGCCGGCATCGTCGCCGCGACCCTGGCCAACCATGCGGCGGCCGGCGCGGTAGGCGCCTGGTTCGGGAGTTTCTTCTCGGACGCGGTGTTGCACTGGATCCTGGCCGCGAGCTTCGCCGCGACCGCGCTGTGGACCCTGGTGCCGGACAAAATGGATGACGATAAAGCCAGCACCGCCCGCAAGTTCGGGCCATTCCTGACTACGCTGATCGCGTTCTTTCTGGCCGAAATGGGCGACAAGACTCAAGTGGCTACCGTGATGCTCGCCGCGCAATACCCGGAACTGTGGCTGGTGATCATCGGTACCACCGCCGGGATGTTGATTGCCAACGTGCCGGTGGTGTTGGCGGGTAACTTTGCGGCAGACAAATTGCCGCTCACCCTGATCCGTCGCCTGGCGGCGGCGGCGTTCCTTATCCTGGCGATTGTGGCGGTGTATAAGGCGATGCAGAGTAGTGGGTGGGTTTGA
- a CDS encoding YajG family lipoprotein, translated as MLQRLLFGLITVTSLTLVGCAHSPQQLNPEPKLTTQLAPVGRGQPVVVRVVDGRPSPTLGTRGGLYPETSAITVQGAQILPKLQAQAEAAVRLLGFTPTSNALNAPQLTVTLAELKYQSPKEGMYVTEATIGATFRSDVQNANRRYSGRYGASLDQRFGMAPNQETNTKLVSDVLSDALTRLFKDPTIGQILSE; from the coding sequence ATGTTGCAACGCCTGTTGTTCGGTTTGATCACTGTGACCAGTTTGACCCTCGTCGGCTGCGCCCACAGCCCGCAACAACTGAACCCTGAACCCAAGCTGACGACTCAGCTGGCGCCGGTCGGCCGTGGTCAGCCGGTGGTGGTGCGTGTGGTGGACGGTCGTCCGTCGCCGACCCTGGGCACTCGTGGAGGCCTGTACCCTGAGACCAGCGCGATCACCGTGCAGGGCGCGCAGATTCTGCCGAAGTTGCAGGCTCAGGCCGAGGCGGCCGTGCGGTTGCTGGGCTTTACCCCGACGTCGAATGCGCTGAATGCTCCGCAGTTGACGGTGACGCTGGCCGAACTGAAGTATCAGTCGCCCAAAGAAGGCATGTACGTGACCGAGGCGACTATTGGCGCGACGTTCCGCTCTGATGTGCAGAACGCCAACCGTCGCTACAGCGGTCGTTACGGTGCGTCCCTGGATCAGCGTTTCGGTATGGCGCCGAATCAGGAAACCAACACCAAGCTGGTCAGTGATGTATTGAGCGATGCGTTGACGCGTCTGTTCAAGGACCCGACGATTGGTCAGATTCTCAGCGAATAA
- a CDS encoding putative signal transducing protein, with translation MQRIYEPENLMEGELLQGMLASEGIEAHLAGRDLIGGAGELPIYGLLGLSVDNDQAEYARELITAYNAALPLPGDEPDSFPGTLVC, from the coding sequence ATGCAGCGAATCTACGAGCCGGAAAACCTGATGGAAGGGGAGTTGCTGCAAGGCATGCTGGCCAGCGAGGGCATCGAGGCGCATCTGGCGGGCCGCGATTTGATCGGCGGGGCCGGTGAATTGCCGATTTATGGCCTGCTGGGCTTGTCGGTGGACAACGACCAGGCCGAATACGCCCGGGAGCTGATCACCGCGTACAATGCCGCGCTGCCACTGCCCGGTGATGAACCGGACAGTTTTCCCGGCACGCTGGTCTGTTAG
- a CDS encoding SOS response-associated peptidase, with product MCGRYALFRWNPAFAALPGFPADQQAQWNISPNDSVLMLRAGVDGQRELARARWGLTPPWLTDLSRTPAHARAETVAEQPMFRQALRERRCLLPANGFYEWRGTTRKRPYWLTPGEGSTLFFAAIWEAYPVQEQVWLSTAVITQPAASQRRPLILDAAGQEAWLDPETPLHALQALLASEPAALRERVLANLVNDPKLNGPECLTPG from the coding sequence ATGTGTGGACGTTATGCCCTGTTTCGCTGGAACCCCGCCTTCGCGGCCCTGCCTGGCTTCCCCGCCGATCAGCAGGCCCAGTGGAATATTTCCCCCAACGATTCGGTGCTGATGCTGCGTGCCGGTGTCGACGGCCAGCGTGAGTTGGCCCGAGCGCGTTGGGGTTTGACGCCGCCGTGGCTGACTGACCTTTCCCGCACCCCGGCCCATGCCCGGGCCGAAACCGTTGCCGAACAACCGATGTTTCGCCAGGCTTTGCGCGAGCGCCGTTGCCTCCTGCCGGCCAACGGTTTTTACGAATGGCGCGGCACCACCCGCAAGCGGCCGTATTGGCTAACGCCGGGGGAGGGCTCTACTTTATTTTTCGCGGCAATCTGGGAAGCGTATCCGGTGCAGGAGCAGGTGTGGCTGAGCACGGCCGTGATCACCCAACCAGCCGCGAGTCAGCGTCGGCCGTTGATTCTCGACGCGGCGGGGCAAGAGGCCTGGCTCGATCCCGAAACGCCATTGCATGCCTTGCAGGCGTTGCTCGCCAGTGAGCCCGCAGCGTTGCGCGAGCGGGTGCTGGCGAATCTGGTGAATGATCCGAAGTTGAATGGGCCGGAGTGTCTTACCCCCGGCTGA
- a CDS encoding 1-acyl-sn-glycerol-3-phosphate acyltransferase, whose protein sequence is MMGEFDAIRPYDDSEVPAVLDRLLGDKAFLDILIHFRFPRFAGAFGWALKPLIAHRLRREFAGVTSVATLQDKVEMYVDHTIERATDGVTYTGVEQFKSGSAYLFIANHRDIVMDPAFVNYAVYHAGLPTPRIAIGDNLLQKPFVSDLMRLNKSFIVHRSITGRREKMAAYQLLSAYINHSIRNDCASIWIAQAEGRAKDGDDRTESAILKMFHMSRKDEPFGEVIRSLNVSPVSISYEYDPCDQAKARELFIRATTGSYTKVPGEDDVSIAKGITGYKGRVHVNFAAPITELFDDTKQLAIEMDRQILGGYRLFPVHYLAYAQWKDADPQLQVPKAAEVFAADELAKAQEEWQRRLEACPEEHRPYLVLQYATPVRNQYRVKAGLPL, encoded by the coding sequence ATGATGGGCGAATTCGATGCCATCCGACCTTACGACGACAGCGAAGTCCCAGCGGTGCTGGACCGACTGCTCGGCGACAAGGCGTTTCTAGATATCCTCATCCACTTCCGCTTCCCGCGCTTTGCCGGTGCTTTCGGCTGGGCGCTCAAACCTCTTATAGCTCATCGGCTGCGCCGTGAGTTCGCCGGCGTCACGTCGGTGGCCACGCTGCAGGATAAAGTCGAGATGTATGTCGACCACACCATCGAGCGAGCCACGGACGGTGTAACGTACACCGGCGTCGAGCAGTTCAAGTCCGGCAGCGCCTACCTGTTCATCGCCAACCACCGCGACATCGTGATGGACCCGGCCTTCGTCAACTACGCCGTGTACCACGCCGGCCTGCCGACCCCGCGCATCGCGATCGGTGACAACCTGCTGCAAAAGCCATTTGTCAGCGATCTGATGCGCCTGAACAAGAGCTTCATCGTGCACCGATCGATCACCGGGCGTCGCGAGAAGATGGCGGCGTATCAGCTGCTGTCGGCCTACATCAACCACTCGATCCGCAACGATTGCGCCTCCATCTGGATCGCCCAGGCCGAAGGCCGGGCCAAGGATGGCGACGACCGCACAGAGTCGGCGATCCTGAAAATGTTCCACATGAGCCGCAAGGACGAACCTTTCGGTGAAGTCATCCGCTCGCTGAACGTGAGCCCGGTGTCGATCAGCTACGAATACGACCCGTGCGACCAGGCCAAGGCCCGCGAGCTGTTCATCCGCGCCACCACCGGCAGCTACACCAAAGTGCCGGGTGAAGACGACGTCAGCATCGCCAAGGGCATCACCGGCTACAAGGGCCGGGTGCACGTGAACTTCGCCGCGCCGATCACTGAACTGTTCGACGACACCAAGCAATTGGCGATCGAAATGGACCGGCAGATTCTCGGCGGCTACCGGTTGTTCCCGGTGCACTACCTGGCCTACGCCCAGTGGAAAGATGCCGATCCGCAACTGCAAGTGCCGAAGGCTGCCGAGGTGTTTGCGGCGGACGAACTGGCCAAGGCACAGGAAGAATGGCAACGTCGCCTGGAAGCTTGTCCCGAGGAGCATCGTCCGTATCTGGTGCTGCAATATGCGACACCGGTGCGGAATCAGTACCGGGTCAAGGCTGGTTTACCGCTGTAA
- the upp gene encoding uracil phosphoribosyltransferase gives MPILEIRHPLIRHKLGLMRRADISTKNFRELAQEVGALLTYEATKDLPLETYDIEGWCGTVSVEKIAGKKITVVPILRAGIGMLEGVLSLIPGAKVSAVGVARNEQTLQAHTYLEKLVPEINERLAMIIDPMLATGSSMVATIDLLKKAGCRDIRAMVLVAAPEGIAAVGKAHPDVMIYTASIDEKLNEHGYIIPGLGDAGDKIFGTKQKDA, from the coding sequence ATGCCCATCCTCGAGATCCGCCATCCGCTGATCCGTCACAAACTCGGCCTTATGCGCCGCGCCGACATCAGCACGAAGAATTTCCGTGAGCTCGCTCAGGAAGTCGGTGCGTTGCTGACCTATGAAGCCACCAAAGACCTGCCGCTGGAAACCTACGACATCGAAGGCTGGTGCGGCACCGTGTCGGTGGAGAAAATCGCCGGCAAGAAGATCACCGTGGTGCCGATCCTGCGCGCCGGTATCGGCATGCTCGAAGGCGTGCTGAGCCTGATCCCGGGCGCCAAAGTCAGCGCCGTCGGCGTGGCCCGCAACGAACAAACCCTGCAGGCTCACACCTACCTGGAAAAACTGGTTCCGGAAATCAACGAGCGCCTGGCAATGATCATCGACCCGATGCTCGCCACCGGCAGCTCCATGGTCGCGACCATCGACCTGCTGAAAAAGGCCGGTTGCCGCGATATCCGCGCCATGGTGCTGGTTGCCGCGCCGGAAGGCATTGCCGCTGTAGGCAAAGCGCACCCGGACGTGATGATCTACACCGCCTCCATTGACGAAAAACTCAACGAACACGGTTACATCATCCCAGGCCTGGGCGATGCCGGTGACAAGATCTTCGGTACCAAGCAGAAGGACGCTTGA
- the mqo gene encoding malate dehydrogenase (quinone), producing MAHNEAVDVVLVGAGIMSATLAVLLKELDPAIKLEVVELMDSGAAESSNPWNNAGTGHAGLCELNYTPQAADGSVDIKKAVHINTQFEVSKQFWSYLTKKGTFGSCKTFISPVPHLSFVQGNDGVSFLKERFKTLSKHHAFSDMEYTEDKTTMSEWMPLMMPGRPADEVVAATRVMNGTDVNFGALTNQLLKHLTSAPDAQVKYCKRVTGLKRNGSGWTVSIKDVNSGNTREVDARFVFLGAGGAALPLLQASGIEESKGFGGFPISGQWLRCDNPEVVKHHQAKVYSQAAVGSPPMSVPHLDTRVVDGKKSLLFGPYAGFTTKFLKHGSFMDLPMSVRAGNIGPMLAVAKNNMDLTKYLVSEVMQSMEQRLESLRRFYPEAKAEDWRLEVAGQRVQIIKKDPKKGGVLQFGTELVAAKDGSLAALLGASPGASVTVSIMLELIEKCFPNKASGEWAAKLAEIFPAREKVLETDAALYRKINTHNNVALELVEASNETESYA from the coding sequence ATGGCGCATAACGAAGCAGTCGACGTAGTACTGGTTGGGGCCGGCATCATGAGTGCCACCCTTGCCGTACTGCTCAAAGAACTCGACCCCGCGATCAAGCTGGAAGTCGTCGAGCTGATGGATTCCGGTGCCGCGGAGAGTTCGAACCCGTGGAACAACGCCGGTACCGGTCACGCCGGGCTGTGTGAGCTTAATTACACGCCACAGGCCGCCGATGGTAGCGTCGACATCAAGAAAGCCGTGCACATCAACACTCAGTTTGAGGTGTCGAAGCAGTTCTGGTCCTACCTGACCAAGAAAGGCACGTTCGGCTCGTGCAAGACGTTCATCAGCCCGGTGCCGCACCTGAGCTTCGTGCAGGGCAATGACGGCGTTTCCTTCCTCAAGGAACGCTTCAAGACCCTGAGCAAGCACCACGCCTTCTCGGACATGGAATACACCGAAGACAAGACCACCATGTCCGAGTGGATGCCATTGATGATGCCGGGCCGGCCAGCCGATGAAGTCGTCGCGGCCACCCGCGTGATGAACGGCACCGACGTCAACTTCGGCGCCCTGACCAATCAACTGCTCAAGCACCTGACCAGCGCACCCGATGCCCAGGTCAAGTACTGCAAGCGCGTGACTGGCCTCAAGCGCAACGGCAGTGGCTGGACCGTCAGCATCAAGGACGTCAACAGCGGCAACACCCGTGAAGTCGACGCCAGGTTCGTCTTCCTCGGCGCGGGCGGCGCGGCACTGCCGTTGTTGCAGGCCTCGGGCATCGAAGAAAGCAAAGGCTTCGGCGGCTTCCCGATCAGTGGCCAGTGGCTGCGTTGCGATAATCCGGAAGTGGTCAAGCATCACCAGGCCAAGGTCTACAGCCAGGCTGCAGTGGGTTCGCCACCGATGTCGGTGCCGCACCTGGACACCCGCGTAGTCGATGGCAAGAAGTCCCTGCTGTTCGGACCTTACGCCGGTTTCACCACCAAGTTCCTCAAGCATGGCTCGTTCATGGACCTGCCGATGTCGGTTCGCGCCGGCAACATCGGCCCGATGCTGGCCGTGGCGAAAAACAACATGGACCTGACCAAGTACCTGGTCAGCGAAGTGATGCAGTCGATGGAGCAGCGCCTGGAATCCCTGCGTCGCTTCTACCCTGAAGCGAAAGCCGAAGACTGGCGCCTGGAAGTGGCCGGCCAACGGGTGCAAATCATCAAGAAAGACCCGAAAAAGGGCGGCGTTCTGCAGTTCGGTACCGAACTGGTCGCGGCCAAGGACGGTTCCCTTGCCGCCCTGCTTGGCGCCTCCCCAGGCGCTTCGGTGACAGTTTCGATCATGCTTGAGCTGATCGAAAAATGCTTCCCGAACAAGGCTTCCGGTGAATGGGCTGCCAAATTGGCGGAAATCTTCCCGGCCCGGGAAAAGGTTCTGGAAACCGACGCTGCGCTGTATCGCAAGATCAATACGCACAACAACGTCGCACTGGAACTGGTTGAAGCCAGTAACGAGACCGAAAGCTACGCTTGA
- a CDS encoding hypoxanthine-guanine phosphoribosyltransferase, with translation MSADLEHIRQIMREADCLYTEAEVEAAIARVGAHINEQLADTNPVVFCVMNGGLIFAGKLLTHLQFPLEASYLHATRYRNETSGGDLFWKAKPEVSFIDRDVLIIDDILDEGHTLGAIIDFCKHAGARKVHTAVLIDKDHDRKARPDLKADFVGLPCIDRYIFGYGMDYKGYWRNANGIFAVKGM, from the coding sequence ATGTCCGCTGATCTCGAGCATATCCGTCAAATCATGCGAGAGGCTGACTGCCTGTACACCGAAGCTGAAGTCGAGGCGGCCATCGCCCGCGTCGGTGCACACATCAACGAACAACTGGCTGACACTAACCCGGTGGTGTTCTGCGTGATGAACGGCGGTCTGATTTTCGCCGGCAAGCTGCTCACCCATCTGCAATTCCCGCTGGAAGCGTCCTACCTGCACGCCACCCGTTATCGCAACGAAACCAGCGGCGGCGACCTGTTCTGGAAAGCCAAGCCGGAAGTCTCGTTCATCGACCGTGACGTGCTGATCATCGACGACATCCTCGACGAAGGTCACACCCTGGGCGCGATCATCGACTTCTGCAAACACGCCGGCGCGCGCAAAGTGCACACCGCCGTGCTGATCGACAAGGACCACGACCGCAAGGCTCGCCCGGACCTGAAAGCCGATTTCGTCGGCCTGCCATGTATCGACCGTTACATCTTCGGTTACGGCATGGACTACAAAGGCTACTGGCGTAACGCCAACGGGATTTTTGCTGTTAAAGGAATGTAA
- the dauA gene encoding C4-dicarboxylic acid transporter DauA encodes MTFSVPPLFAAWRQTWRAGYTLRRLRGDISAGVTVGIIAIPLAMALAIAVGVPPQQGLYTVLIAAPLIALTGGSRFNVSGPTAAFVVILLPITQQYGLGGLLLCTMLAGVILIALGLIRAGRLIQYIPYPVTLGFTAGIGIVIATLQLKDLLGLNTAGQAEHYIEQLGVLILALPSARLGDGIIGLTCLAVLIVWPRWVPRIPGHLVALTIGAFLGLALEHGGLAVATLGERFSYMVEGVSHPGIPPFLPSFDWPWNLPGPDGQPLHLSYDLIRQLMAPAFAIAMLGAIESLLCAVVADGMTGSKHDPNAELLGQGLGNLIAPLFGGITATAAIARSATNVRSGAFSPLAAIIHSAVVLMAILVLAPLFSYLPMAALAALLIMVAWNMSEARHVLHTLRIAPRSDVLVLLTCLSLTVLFDMVMAVAVGLLLAAGLFIKRMSDLTDTAELPRAFHQALQDMPEHVRCYAIRGPLFFGAAEKALGVLRKFSPEVKVVIVEMSAVPMLDMTALAAFDNILRDYRTDGIGLILVATAPRVRLKLRRAGIHREQRQLAYVNNLEQARRKSERWLAGEN; translated from the coding sequence ATGACGTTCTCCGTCCCCCCGTTGTTCGCGGCCTGGCGTCAGACCTGGCGCGCCGGCTACACCCTCAGGCGCTTACGCGGCGACATCAGTGCCGGGGTAACGGTAGGGATTATCGCCATCCCGTTGGCCATGGCACTGGCGATTGCCGTAGGTGTACCGCCCCAGCAAGGGTTGTATACGGTACTGATCGCCGCGCCCCTGATCGCCCTGACAGGCGGTTCGCGTTTCAATGTCAGTGGGCCGACCGCCGCGTTCGTAGTCATTCTGCTGCCCATCACCCAACAATATGGCCTGGGCGGCCTGCTGCTTTGCACCATGCTTGCCGGCGTCATCCTCATTGCCCTGGGGCTGATTCGAGCCGGGCGGTTGATTCAGTACATTCCGTACCCGGTCACCCTGGGCTTTACCGCCGGGATCGGCATTGTCATAGCCACCCTGCAATTGAAGGATTTGCTGGGCCTGAACACCGCCGGCCAGGCAGAACACTACATCGAACAGCTGGGCGTTTTGATTCTGGCGTTGCCCAGCGCCCGGCTAGGGGACGGGATCATCGGCCTCACCTGCCTGGCCGTTCTGATTGTCTGGCCACGGTGGGTGCCGAGGATTCCGGGGCATCTGGTAGCGCTTACCATCGGCGCGTTCCTGGGGTTGGCGCTGGAGCACGGTGGGCTGGCGGTGGCGACATTGGGTGAGCGTTTCAGCTACATGGTCGAGGGCGTCAGCCATCCCGGTATTCCGCCGTTCCTGCCAAGCTTTGATTGGCCGTGGAATCTGCCCGGTCCCGACGGCCAACCTCTGCACCTGTCGTATGACTTGATCCGTCAATTAATGGCGCCGGCGTTCGCCATCGCCATGCTCGGCGCCATCGAATCCTTGTTGTGTGCGGTGGTGGCGGATGGCATGACCGGCAGCAAACACGATCCCAACGCAGAACTGCTGGGCCAGGGCCTGGGCAACCTGATCGCACCGTTGTTCGGCGGCATTACCGCCACGGCGGCCATTGCCCGAAGTGCCACCAACGTGCGCAGCGGAGCCTTTTCGCCACTGGCCGCCATTATTCATAGCGCAGTGGTGCTGATGGCAATACTCGTCCTCGCACCGCTTTTCAGCTACTTGCCGATGGCTGCACTGGCAGCATTGCTGATCATGGTGGCGTGGAACATGAGCGAGGCCCGGCACGTGCTGCATACCTTGCGCATCGCACCTCGCAGCGATGTGCTGGTCTTGCTGACCTGCCTGAGCCTGACGGTATTGTTCGACATGGTGATGGCCGTCGCCGTCGGCCTGCTGCTGGCCGCCGGGTTGTTTATCAAACGCATGAGCGATCTCACCGACACCGCTGAACTACCCCGCGCCTTCCATCAAGCCTTGCAGGACATGCCGGAACATGTTCGTTGCTATGCGATACGCGGGCCGCTGTTCTTCGGCGCAGCTGAAAAAGCCTTGGGAGTGCTACGCAAATTCAGTCCGGAGGTCAAAGTGGTGATCGTCGAGATGAGCGCCGTGCCGATGCTGGACATGACGGCGCTGGCGGCCTTCGACAATATCCTGAGGGATTACCGCACGGACGGCATCGGCCTGATTCTGGTGGCGACCGCTCCAAGGGTGCGCCTGAAGCTCAGGCGCGCGGGCATCCATCGGGAACAGCGTCAGTTGGCCTACGTGAACAACCTGGAACAGGCTCGTCGCAAAAGCGAACGCTGGCTGGCCGGGGAAAATTGA
- a CDS encoding methyl-accepting chemotaxis protein, translating to MAEIDQVATAVHEMTATAQDVARNATQAAQAASHADQAAAQGMQIVRDTSNSIGVLAVEIGKAVGVVQTLAKDSENINAILTAIRGIAEQTNLLALNAAIEAARAGEQGRGFAVVADEVRNLAQKTQKATEEIQTMIQQLQQGTRDVVRVMEDSQNRTDESVQHAAKAAEALETITQAVSVINDMNTQIASAAEEQSAVADDINRNVINIGQVANEVAGGADESSAASADLTKLAEQQRRLINQFKV from the coding sequence ATGGCCGAGATCGATCAAGTGGCCACGGCGGTGCATGAAATGACCGCCACCGCCCAGGACGTGGCGCGCAACGCGACCCAGGCGGCGCAAGCCGCCAGCCATGCCGATCAGGCCGCGGCCCAGGGCATGCAGATCGTGCGCGATACGTCGAACTCGATTGGCGTGTTGGCCGTGGAAATCGGCAAGGCTGTCGGCGTGGTGCAAACCCTGGCCAAGGACAGCGAAAACATCAACGCGATCCTGACCGCCATTCGCGGGATCGCCGAACAAACCAATCTGCTGGCCTTGAACGCGGCCATCGAAGCCGCCCGCGCGGGCGAACAGGGCCGTGGTTTTGCGGTGGTGGCCGATGAAGTGCGCAACCTGGCGCAGAAAACCCAGAAGGCCACGGAAGAAATCCAGACCATGATCCAGCAACTGCAACAAGGCACCCGCGATGTGGTGCGGGTCATGGAGGACAGCCAGAACCGCACCGACGAAAGCGTGCAGCATGCGGCAAAAGCGGCCGAGGCGCTGGAGACGATTACTCAGGCGGTGTCGGTCATCAACGACATGAACACGCAGATTGCCAGTGCGGCCGAGGAGCAGAGCGCGGTGGCCGATGACATCAACCGTAACGTGATCAACATCGGGCAAGTGGCCAATGAAGTGGCGGGCGGGGCGGATGAGTCGAGTGCTGCGAGTGCGGACCTGACCAAACTGGCTGAGCAGCAGCGGCGGTTGATCAATCAGTTCAAGGTTTGA
- a CDS encoding M48 family metallopeptidase gives MNKTLVVCALSAGLLLAGCQSVNTTSGGAVGVERKQYMFSMLSTDEVNQMYAQSYQKTVGEANTKGVLDKTSNDAKRVQAIADRLIAQAPVFRPDSAQWKWEVNLIKSDELNANCGPGGKIIFYTGLIDKLQLTDDEIAAIMGHEIAHALREHGREAMSKAYGVEMAKQGAGALLGLGQDSLALADTVAKYGMTLPNSRGNENEADLIGLELAARAGYNPNAAITLWNKMSKASEGAPPEFLSTHPASTSRIASLQAAIPKVMPLYEKAPKS, from the coding sequence ATGAACAAGACATTGGTTGTGTGTGCGCTGAGCGCAGGTTTGTTGCTTGCTGGTTGTCAGTCGGTCAACACCACCAGCGGCGGTGCCGTGGGCGTTGAGCGTAAGCAGTACATGTTCAGCATGTTATCCACCGACGAAGTCAACCAGATGTACGCTCAGTCTTATCAAAAGACGGTCGGAGAGGCGAACACCAAAGGTGTGCTGGACAAGACCAGCAACGACGCCAAACGCGTGCAGGCGATCGCCGACCGGCTGATTGCCCAGGCGCCGGTTTTCCGTCCGGATTCGGCCCAGTGGAAATGGGAAGTCAACCTGATCAAGAGCGACGAGCTCAACGCCAACTGCGGGCCTGGCGGCAAGATCATTTTCTACACGGGGCTGATCGACAAACTGCAACTCACCGACGATGAAATCGCCGCGATCATGGGCCATGAAATCGCCCATGCCCTGCGCGAACATGGTCGTGAAGCGATGTCCAAGGCCTACGGCGTCGAGATGGCCAAGCAGGGTGCTGGCGCGTTGCTCGGCCTGGGTCAGGACAGCCTGGCCCTGGCGGACACCGTGGCGAAATACGGTATGACCTTGCCCAACAGCCGTGGCAATGAAAACGAGGCGGACCTGATCGGCCTCGAACTGGCGGCCCGCGCCGGTTACAACCCGAATGCCGCGATCACGTTGTGGAACAAAATGAGCAAAGCCTCGGAAGGCGCGCCACCGGAGTTCTTGAGCACGCACCCGGCTTCGACCAGTCGTATTGCTTCGTTGCAGGCAGCGATTCCCAAGGTGATGCCGTTGTACGAGAAAGCGCCGAAGTCCTGA
- a CDS encoding PA4642 family protein gives MRKDKKQVIGDEIGDEQIKLFLDFEPVDATSPSLHKLIKAYRGLRIDDFERFLTFFVEAGLDLDGKDEQGNDFVALLKDQRNAAEYIELIAKARG, from the coding sequence ATGCGTAAAGATAAGAAACAAGTGATTGGTGACGAGATCGGCGATGAGCAGATCAAGTTGTTTCTCGATTTCGAACCGGTCGACGCCACTTCGCCGTCCCTGCACAAACTGATCAAGGCCTACCGTGGCCTGCGCATCGATGACTTCGAGCGTTTTCTGACGTTCTTCGTCGAAGCTGGCCTGGACCTGGATGGCAAGGATGAGCAGGGCAATGACTTCGTTGCCCTGCTCAAGGACCAGCGCAATGCGGCCGAGTACATCGAGTTGATCGCCAAGGCGCGCGGCTGA
- a CDS encoding WbuC family cupin fold metalloprotein, translating to MTVPSFLDQTLFTELAEKAAANPRGRQHHNFHQMEEACHRMAVGLQPNTYIPPHRHLGDNKAETLLVLKGQLGLLIFDESGVVVKKQVLVAGGDCVGVDLPTGVFHGLVVLEADSVMFECKAGPYRPVGEGELAPWAPREGEPGVAEYQAWMRAQFD from the coding sequence ATGACCGTGCCCAGCTTTCTTGATCAAACCCTGTTCACCGAATTGGCCGAGAAAGCGGCGGCGAATCCTCGCGGGCGTCAGCATCACAACTTCCATCAGATGGAAGAGGCTTGCCATCGCATGGCGGTGGGCTTGCAGCCGAACACGTATATCCCGCCTCACCGACACTTGGGCGACAACAAGGCCGAAACCTTGTTGGTCCTCAAAGGGCAGCTCGGTTTGCTGATCTTTGATGAGTCTGGCGTGGTCGTGAAGAAGCAAGTCCTCGTCGCCGGTGGTGATTGTGTCGGCGTGGACCTGCCAACAGGTGTGTTCCATGGCTTGGTCGTGCTGGAAGCCGACAGCGTGATGTTCGAGTGCAAAGCCGGGCCTTATCGCCCGGTCGGTGAGGGTGAGCTTGCTCCGTGGGCGCCACGTGAAGGCGAGCCGGGTGTGGCCGAGTATCAGGCGTGGATGCGCGCGCAGTTTGATTGA